A window of the Lactuca sativa cultivar Salinas chromosome 7, Lsat_Salinas_v11, whole genome shotgun sequence genome harbors these coding sequences:
- the LOC111898458 gene encoding VAN3-binding protein isoform X4 yields MDSLGHAIFRPPETPNEPMEFLSRSWSISALQVSKALAPPHTTGAPSDEITAADFEDIVANPFAFASSETSQLIMERILAQSEVSPRTSGRLSHSSGPLNGSLTDSPPVSPSEMDDIKYCRLKNPVNNQYRGGAASVATTGGGGGKTVGRWFKDRREKKKEETRAHNAQLHATVSVAGVAAVVAAIAAATAASSGHRKDDEMVKTDLAVASAATLVAAQCVEAAEAMGAERDHLASVVSSAVNVRSPGDIMTLTAAAATALRGAATLKARAVKDARNIPAVPRGDKGSVHSIGTGSSSNGSTFSDDFVPEENFLGICSRELLARGCELLKRTRKGDLHWKIVSVYVNKMDQVILKMKSRHVAGTITKKKKNVVLEVLKDMPPWPGRHLVEGGHDRRYFGLKTVTRGVVEFECKNEREYDILTQGVCRLLTVAAERNNRL; encoded by the exons ATGGACTCTTTAGGCCACGCTATTTTCCGGCCACCGGAGACCCCAAATGAGCCTATGGAGTTCCTCTCTCGCTCTTGGAGCATCTCCGCCTTACAAGTTTCCAAAGCTCTTGCTCCTCCGCACACCACCGGAGCTCCTTCTGATGAAATCACCGCTGCCGATTTCGAGGATATTGTGGCTAACCCTTTTGCGTTTGCGTCGTCTGAAACCtcacaactcatcatggaacgtaTATTGGCACAATCT GAGGTATCTCCCCGGACCTCCGGCAGACTCTCGCACAGTAGTGGCCCTCTCAATGGCTCCCTTACTGACAGTCCTCCTGTTTCCCCTTCTGAAATGGACGACATCaag TACTGTCGATTGAAGAATCCGGTGAACAATCAGTATAGAGGTGGAGCCGCCAGTGTTGCAACCACCGGTGGTGGTGGAGGGAAAACGGTGGGGAGGTGGTTCAAGgatagaagagagaaaaagaaagaGGAGACTAGAGCTCATAATGCACAGTTACATGCAACGGTTTCGGTTGCTGGAGTGGCCGCTGTTGTTGCAGCAATTGCCGCCGCCACTGCCGCCTCATCTGGCCATAGAAAGGATGACGAGATGGTGAAAACTGACTTGGCGGTAGCATCCGCCGCCACCCTAGTGGCGGCACAGTGTGTGGAAGCGGCGGAGGCCATGGGTGCTGAGCGTGACCATTTGGCCTCCGTTGTTAGCTCAGCGGTTAACGTCCGGTCACCTGGTGATATCATGACGTTAACTGCTGCAGCTGCTACCG CACTTCGTGGTGCGGCAACATTAAAAGCACGGGCAGTAAAGGATGCACGTAATATCCCGGCCGTGCCCCGAGGGGACAAAGGGTCGGTTCATAGTATTGGTACGGGAAGCAGTTCAAATGGCAGTACTTTTAGCGACGATTTTGTACCCGAAGAGAATTTCCTCGGGATATGTAGCCGAGAACTACTTGCAAGAGGTTGTGAGCTCCTAAAACGCACCCGTAAAG GCGATCTTCATTGGAAAATCGTCTCGGTTTATGTCAACAAAATGGACCAG GTGATTCTGAAGATGAAGAGCAGACATGTTGCTGGGACCAttacaaaaaagaagaaga ATGTTGTGTTGGAGGTTTTGAAAGATATGCCGCCATGGCCTGGGCGGCACCTGGTGGAAGGCGGCCATGACCGCCGCTACTTTGGGCTGAAGACGGTGACTCGTGGGGTGGTTGAATTTGAATGTAAGAATGAAAGGGAATATGATATCTTGACTCAAGGTGTTTGTAGGCTGCTTACAGTTGCTGCTGAAAGAAATAATAGACTTTGA
- the LOC111898458 gene encoding VAN3-binding protein isoform X3 has product MDSLGHAIFRPPETPNEPMEFLSRSWSISALQVSKALAPPHTTGAPSDEITAADFEDIVANPFAFASSETSQLIMERILAQSEVSPRTSGRLSHSSGPLNGSLTDSPPVSPSEMDDIKQYCRLKNPVNNQYRGGAASVATTGGGGGKTVGRWFKDRREKKKEETRAHNAQLHATVSVAGVAAVVAAIAAATAASSGHRKDDEMVKTDLAVASAATLVAAQCVEAAEAMGAERDHLASVVSSAVNVRSPGDIMTLTAAAATALRGAATLKARAVKDARNIPAVPRGDKGSVHSIGTGSSSNGSTFSDDFVPEENFLGICSRELLARGCELLKRTRKGDLHWKIVSVYVNKMDQVILKMKSRHVAGTITKKKKNVVLEVLKDMPPWPGRHLVEGGHDRRYFGLKTVTRGVVEFECKNEREYDILTQGVCRLLTVAAERNNRL; this is encoded by the exons ATGGACTCTTTAGGCCACGCTATTTTCCGGCCACCGGAGACCCCAAATGAGCCTATGGAGTTCCTCTCTCGCTCTTGGAGCATCTCCGCCTTACAAGTTTCCAAAGCTCTTGCTCCTCCGCACACCACCGGAGCTCCTTCTGATGAAATCACCGCTGCCGATTTCGAGGATATTGTGGCTAACCCTTTTGCGTTTGCGTCGTCTGAAACCtcacaactcatcatggaacgtaTATTGGCACAATCT GAGGTATCTCCCCGGACCTCCGGCAGACTCTCGCACAGTAGTGGCCCTCTCAATGGCTCCCTTACTGACAGTCCTCCTGTTTCCCCTTCTGAAATGGACGACATCaag CAGTACTGTCGATTGAAGAATCCGGTGAACAATCAGTATAGAGGTGGAGCCGCCAGTGTTGCAACCACCGGTGGTGGTGGAGGGAAAACGGTGGGGAGGTGGTTCAAGgatagaagagagaaaaagaaagaGGAGACTAGAGCTCATAATGCACAGTTACATGCAACGGTTTCGGTTGCTGGAGTGGCCGCTGTTGTTGCAGCAATTGCCGCCGCCACTGCCGCCTCATCTGGCCATAGAAAGGATGACGAGATGGTGAAAACTGACTTGGCGGTAGCATCCGCCGCCACCCTAGTGGCGGCACAGTGTGTGGAAGCGGCGGAGGCCATGGGTGCTGAGCGTGACCATTTGGCCTCCGTTGTTAGCTCAGCGGTTAACGTCCGGTCACCTGGTGATATCATGACGTTAACTGCTGCAGCTGCTACCG CACTTCGTGGTGCGGCAACATTAAAAGCACGGGCAGTAAAGGATGCACGTAATATCCCGGCCGTGCCCCGAGGGGACAAAGGGTCGGTTCATAGTATTGGTACGGGAAGCAGTTCAAATGGCAGTACTTTTAGCGACGATTTTGTACCCGAAGAGAATTTCCTCGGGATATGTAGCCGAGAACTACTTGCAAGAGGTTGTGAGCTCCTAAAACGCACCCGTAAAG GCGATCTTCATTGGAAAATCGTCTCGGTTTATGTCAACAAAATGGACCAG GTGATTCTGAAGATGAAGAGCAGACATGTTGCTGGGACCAttacaaaaaagaagaaga ATGTTGTGTTGGAGGTTTTGAAAGATATGCCGCCATGGCCTGGGCGGCACCTGGTGGAAGGCGGCCATGACCGCCGCTACTTTGGGCTGAAGACGGTGACTCGTGGGGTGGTTGAATTTGAATGTAAGAATGAAAGGGAATATGATATCTTGACTCAAGGTGTTTGTAGGCTGCTTACAGTTGCTGCTGAAAGAAATAATAGACTTTGA
- the LOC111898458 gene encoding VAN3-binding protein isoform X1, with product MDSLGHAIFRPPETPNEPMEFLSRSWSISALQVSKALAPPHTTGAPSDEITAADFEDIVANPFAFASSETSQLIMERILAQSQEVSPRTSGRLSHSSGPLNGSLTDSPPVSPSEMDDIKQYCRLKNPVNNQYRGGAASVATTGGGGGKTVGRWFKDRREKKKEETRAHNAQLHATVSVAGVAAVVAAIAAATAASSGHRKDDEMVKTDLAVASAATLVAAQCVEAAEAMGAERDHLASVVSSAVNVRSPGDIMTLTAAAATALRGAATLKARAVKDARNIPAVPRGDKGSVHSIGTGSSSNGSTFSDDFVPEENFLGICSRELLARGCELLKRTRKGDLHWKIVSVYVNKMDQVILKMKSRHVAGTITKKKKNVVLEVLKDMPPWPGRHLVEGGHDRRYFGLKTVTRGVVEFECKNEREYDILTQGVCRLLTVAAERNNRL from the exons ATGGACTCTTTAGGCCACGCTATTTTCCGGCCACCGGAGACCCCAAATGAGCCTATGGAGTTCCTCTCTCGCTCTTGGAGCATCTCCGCCTTACAAGTTTCCAAAGCTCTTGCTCCTCCGCACACCACCGGAGCTCCTTCTGATGAAATCACCGCTGCCGATTTCGAGGATATTGTGGCTAACCCTTTTGCGTTTGCGTCGTCTGAAACCtcacaactcatcatggaacgtaTATTGGCACAATCT CAGGAGGTATCTCCCCGGACCTCCGGCAGACTCTCGCACAGTAGTGGCCCTCTCAATGGCTCCCTTACTGACAGTCCTCCTGTTTCCCCTTCTGAAATGGACGACATCaag CAGTACTGTCGATTGAAGAATCCGGTGAACAATCAGTATAGAGGTGGAGCCGCCAGTGTTGCAACCACCGGTGGTGGTGGAGGGAAAACGGTGGGGAGGTGGTTCAAGgatagaagagagaaaaagaaagaGGAGACTAGAGCTCATAATGCACAGTTACATGCAACGGTTTCGGTTGCTGGAGTGGCCGCTGTTGTTGCAGCAATTGCCGCCGCCACTGCCGCCTCATCTGGCCATAGAAAGGATGACGAGATGGTGAAAACTGACTTGGCGGTAGCATCCGCCGCCACCCTAGTGGCGGCACAGTGTGTGGAAGCGGCGGAGGCCATGGGTGCTGAGCGTGACCATTTGGCCTCCGTTGTTAGCTCAGCGGTTAACGTCCGGTCACCTGGTGATATCATGACGTTAACTGCTGCAGCTGCTACCG CACTTCGTGGTGCGGCAACATTAAAAGCACGGGCAGTAAAGGATGCACGTAATATCCCGGCCGTGCCCCGAGGGGACAAAGGGTCGGTTCATAGTATTGGTACGGGAAGCAGTTCAAATGGCAGTACTTTTAGCGACGATTTTGTACCCGAAGAGAATTTCCTCGGGATATGTAGCCGAGAACTACTTGCAAGAGGTTGTGAGCTCCTAAAACGCACCCGTAAAG GCGATCTTCATTGGAAAATCGTCTCGGTTTATGTCAACAAAATGGACCAG GTGATTCTGAAGATGAAGAGCAGACATGTTGCTGGGACCAttacaaaaaagaagaaga ATGTTGTGTTGGAGGTTTTGAAAGATATGCCGCCATGGCCTGGGCGGCACCTGGTGGAAGGCGGCCATGACCGCCGCTACTTTGGGCTGAAGACGGTGACTCGTGGGGTGGTTGAATTTGAATGTAAGAATGAAAGGGAATATGATATCTTGACTCAAGGTGTTTGTAGGCTGCTTACAGTTGCTGCTGAAAGAAATAATAGACTTTGA
- the LOC111898458 gene encoding VAN3-binding protein isoform X2, producing MDSLGHAIFRPPETPNEPMEFLSRSWSISALQVSKALAPPHTTGAPSDEITAADFEDIVANPFAFASSETSQLIMERILAQSQEVSPRTSGRLSHSSGPLNGSLTDSPPVSPSEMDDIKYCRLKNPVNNQYRGGAASVATTGGGGGKTVGRWFKDRREKKKEETRAHNAQLHATVSVAGVAAVVAAIAAATAASSGHRKDDEMVKTDLAVASAATLVAAQCVEAAEAMGAERDHLASVVSSAVNVRSPGDIMTLTAAAATALRGAATLKARAVKDARNIPAVPRGDKGSVHSIGTGSSSNGSTFSDDFVPEENFLGICSRELLARGCELLKRTRKGDLHWKIVSVYVNKMDQVILKMKSRHVAGTITKKKKNVVLEVLKDMPPWPGRHLVEGGHDRRYFGLKTVTRGVVEFECKNEREYDILTQGVCRLLTVAAERNNRL from the exons ATGGACTCTTTAGGCCACGCTATTTTCCGGCCACCGGAGACCCCAAATGAGCCTATGGAGTTCCTCTCTCGCTCTTGGAGCATCTCCGCCTTACAAGTTTCCAAAGCTCTTGCTCCTCCGCACACCACCGGAGCTCCTTCTGATGAAATCACCGCTGCCGATTTCGAGGATATTGTGGCTAACCCTTTTGCGTTTGCGTCGTCTGAAACCtcacaactcatcatggaacgtaTATTGGCACAATCT CAGGAGGTATCTCCCCGGACCTCCGGCAGACTCTCGCACAGTAGTGGCCCTCTCAATGGCTCCCTTACTGACAGTCCTCCTGTTTCCCCTTCTGAAATGGACGACATCaag TACTGTCGATTGAAGAATCCGGTGAACAATCAGTATAGAGGTGGAGCCGCCAGTGTTGCAACCACCGGTGGTGGTGGAGGGAAAACGGTGGGGAGGTGGTTCAAGgatagaagagagaaaaagaaagaGGAGACTAGAGCTCATAATGCACAGTTACATGCAACGGTTTCGGTTGCTGGAGTGGCCGCTGTTGTTGCAGCAATTGCCGCCGCCACTGCCGCCTCATCTGGCCATAGAAAGGATGACGAGATGGTGAAAACTGACTTGGCGGTAGCATCCGCCGCCACCCTAGTGGCGGCACAGTGTGTGGAAGCGGCGGAGGCCATGGGTGCTGAGCGTGACCATTTGGCCTCCGTTGTTAGCTCAGCGGTTAACGTCCGGTCACCTGGTGATATCATGACGTTAACTGCTGCAGCTGCTACCG CACTTCGTGGTGCGGCAACATTAAAAGCACGGGCAGTAAAGGATGCACGTAATATCCCGGCCGTGCCCCGAGGGGACAAAGGGTCGGTTCATAGTATTGGTACGGGAAGCAGTTCAAATGGCAGTACTTTTAGCGACGATTTTGTACCCGAAGAGAATTTCCTCGGGATATGTAGCCGAGAACTACTTGCAAGAGGTTGTGAGCTCCTAAAACGCACCCGTAAAG GCGATCTTCATTGGAAAATCGTCTCGGTTTATGTCAACAAAATGGACCAG GTGATTCTGAAGATGAAGAGCAGACATGTTGCTGGGACCAttacaaaaaagaagaaga ATGTTGTGTTGGAGGTTTTGAAAGATATGCCGCCATGGCCTGGGCGGCACCTGGTGGAAGGCGGCCATGACCGCCGCTACTTTGGGCTGAAGACGGTGACTCGTGGGGTGGTTGAATTTGAATGTAAGAATGAAAGGGAATATGATATCTTGACTCAAGGTGTTTGTAGGCTGCTTACAGTTGCTGCTGAAAGAAATAATAGACTTTGA